Proteins encoded within one genomic window of Brassica rapa cultivar Chiifu-401-42 chromosome A09, CAAS_Brap_v3.01, whole genome shotgun sequence:
- the LOC103842335 gene encoding F-box/LRR-repeat protein At4g14096-like encodes MHLLRCSGICNIVHFVDRVLVLHQNVPLNRFSLKCVDIVHPAIVIGWLLKVLERGVLDLQLNISSVLGYSFPSEMFVNETLVRLKIGVGDVLTIDKVTIDKVKHVFLPKVKSLCLDNVMVKYSVFSKLLSGCQALEELVLNNLFEVGGFFSVSHNTLKRLVVSHSDSCDEHHKNVSFCTPNLVYLVYSDTLADKYPRVDFNSLVEASTYSRKQIPEFNNLVHLTIKTDTEVSWESLPALLKNCSKLETLGFHLQFDNCPAWDTSTFLSSNSVTVLKILEFLGVIGDEYNEEQIKQIQLILERMPNLEQLTIYIDQSNEEDVYEVIAQLQGHPRVASSKCKIQVIHKIPFAL; translated from the exons ATGCATCTGCTCAGGTGCTCAGGCATTTGTAACATTGTGCATTTTGTGGATAGAGTGTTGGTTTTGCACCAGAATGTTCCTTTAAACAGATTCTCCCTCAAGTGTGTAGATATTGTTCATCCAGCTATTGTCATTGGTTGGTTACTCAAGGTGTTGGAACGTGGTGTGTTAGATCTTCAGCTAAACATTTCCTCGGTACTGGGTTACTCGTTCCCTTCAGAGATGTTTGTGAACGAGACTTTGGTTAGGCTGAAAATAGGAGTTGGAGATGTTCTCACCATTGATAAGGTGACCATTGATAAGGTGAAACATGTTTTTCTTCCAAAGGTTAAGAGCCTCTGTCTTGACAATGTCATGGTGAAATACAGTGTGTTTTCTAAGCTTCTCTCTGGTTGTCAGGCACTTGAGGAATTAGTTTTGAACAATCTGTTCGAGGTTGGGGGGTTTTTCTCCGTTTCTCATAACACCCTCAAAAGACTAGTGGTTAGCCATTCAGATTCTTGCGATGAACACCACAAGAATGTGTCATTTTGTACCCCAAATCTTGTCTACCTCGTATATTCTGATACTCTAGCAGACAAGTATCCAAGAGTTGATTTTAATTCACTCGTTGAAGCGA gtACTTACAGCCGTAAACAAATACCAGAATTCAACAACCTGGTTCACTTAACTATTAAGACTGACACAGAAGTATCTTGGGAATCACTGCCGGCCCTTCTCAAGAATTGTTCAAAACTTGAAACCCTG GGCTTCCATCTCCAATTTGATAACTGTCCTGCGTGGGACACTTCTACTTTCCTATCATCAAATTCTGTGACGGTTCTAAAGATATTGGAGTTTCTAGGTGTCATTGGGGATGAATACAATGAGGAGCAGATAAAGCAGATCCAACTCATCCTAGAGAGAATGCCGAATCTTGAGCAACTTACGATATATATTGATCAATCTAATGAAGAAGATGTGTATGAAGTGATAGCACAACTTCAGGGGCATCCTAGAGTGGCTTCATCCAAGTGCAAGATTCAAGTAATTCACAAGATTCCATTTGCCCTTTAA
- the LOC117125732 gene encoding F-box protein At1g19070-like has product MSSIDYISRLPDCLISHILSFVSTKEAASTSVLAKRWRYLFALTPDLYFDDSVYLNPENKSKTLMSFVDFVDRVLVLHQNVPLNRFSLKCEDVIHPAIITSWLLKVMNRGVLDLDLQIISSDMDCPLPSEMFVSETLVKLFIRVCGVLAIDKAKDVFLPKFLS; this is encoded by the exons ATGTCTTCCATAGATTACATCAGCCGTTTACCAGATTGTCTTATAAGCCACATCTTATCTTTTGTTTCCACTAAAGAAGCTGCTTCCACTTCCGTTCTTGCCAAAAGGTGGAGATATCTCTTTGCTCTTACACCTGATCTTTATTTCGATGACTCTGTCTATCTGAATCCTGAAAACAAGAGCAAAACTCTTATGAGTTTTGTGGATTTTGTGGATAGAGTGTTAGTTTTGCACCAGAATGTTCCTTTAAACAGATTCTCTCTCAAGTGTGAAGATGTTATTCATCCAGCTATTATCACTAGTTGGTTACTCAAGGTGATGAACCGAGGTGTGTTAGATCTTGATCTACAAATCATATCTTCTGATATGGATTGTCCTCTCCCTTCTGAGATGTTTGTGAGTGAGACTTTGGTTAAGTTGTTTATAAGAGTTTGTGGGGTCCTCGCCATTGATAAGGCTAAAGATGTTTTTCTTCCAAAG TTTCTTTCGTAA
- the LOC103841774 gene encoding LOW QUALITY PROTEIN: F-box/LRR-repeat protein At4g14096-like (The sequence of the model RefSeq protein was modified relative to this genomic sequence to represent the inferred CDS: inserted 1 base in 1 codon) has protein sequence MSSKRLNLGSKNYISGLPDCLISHILSFVPTKEAASTSVLAKRWRYLFALTPNLEFNDSIYLNYEIANQRKSTFPWITRKKGKTPRSFVDFVDRVLVLHHNVPLNRFSLKCEDVIHPAIIIGWLLKVMERGVLDLDLNISSEMGYRLPSEMFCSETLVRLKLGIRDVLTINKEKGVFLPKVKTLCLDYIMVKNSVFAKLLSGCHALEELVLNNLFEVKGSCSVFHNTLERLVVRRSRTFDENLESVSFSTPNLVYLDYSDAIANMYPKVEFNSLVEASLDLIMTSDQIVSAISNEDIDRSPQEEMVGNATNFLMGICNVKILYLSYNTLQVLTYCCKPIPQFNNLIHLTIQTDPEVAWEPLPALLKNCPKLETLVFEGLHHKIKNCWEEDMCLCKPWEEDIPTCLSSSPVKVLKILKFGDIFGDEDIEEQIKQVQHFLETMPNLEQLILYYDTSFDEDVNEVSAQLQWHPRVASSKCKISVISDNLCLSSXCAMFGSEEMGSSSLEESFWFWRSLLDQS, from the exons ATGTCTTCAAAGAGGTTGAATCTTGGTTCCAAAAATTACATCAGCGGCTTACCAGATTGTCTTATAAGTCACATCTTGTCTTTTGTTCCCACCAAAGAAGCTGCTTCTACTTCTGTTCTAGCCAAAAGGTGGAGATATCTCTTTGCTCTTACACCTAATCTTGAGTTCAATGACTCTATCTACCTGAATTATGAAATTGCTAATCAAAGGAAGAGTACTTTCCCGTGGATAACAAGAAAAAAGGGCAAAACTCCTAGGAGTTTTGTGGATTTTGTGGATAGAGTGTTGGTTTTGCACCATAATGTTCCTTTAAACAGATTCTCTCTCAAGTGTGAAGATGTCATTCATCCAGCTATTATCATTGGTTGGTTACTCAAGGTGATGGAACGAGGTGTGTTAGATCTTGATCTAAACATCTCATCTGAAATGGGTTACCGGCTCCCTTCAGAGATGTTTTGTAGCGAGACTTTGGTTAGGCTGAAACTAGGAATAAGAGATGTTCTCACTATTAATAAGGAGAAAGGTGTTTTTCTTCCAAAGGTTAAGACACTCTGTCTTGACTATATTATGGTAAAAAACAGTGTGTTTGCTAAGCTTCTGTCTGGATGTCATGCGCTTGAAGAGTTAGTTCTTAACAACTTGTTCGAGGTTAAGGGATCTTGTTCTGTTTTTCATAACACCCTCGAAAGGCTAGTGGTTCGCCGTTCAAGAACTTTTGATGAGAACCTTGAGAGTGTGTCGTTTAGTACCCCGAATCTTGTCTACCTTGATTACTCTGATGCTATCGCAAACATGTATCCAAAAGTGGAGTTTAACTCGCTGGTCGAAGCTAGTCTCGATCTTATAATGACAAGCGATCAGATTGTCAGCGCAATCTCAAATGAGGATATTGATAGATCACCTCAAGAAGAGATGGTTGGTAATGCAACAAATTTTCTTATGGGAATATGCAATGTTAAGATCCTTTACTTGTCATATAACACTCTTCAG gtACTTACTTACTGCTGCAAACCAATACCACAATTCAACAACCTGATTCACTTAACCATTCAGACTGACCCAGAAGTAGCTTGGGAGCCACTACCGGCTCTACTTAAGAATTGTCCAAAGCTTGAAACCCTAGTCTTTGAG GGACTCCATCACAAAATCAAAAACTGTTGGGAAGAGGACATGTGCTTGTGCAAACCTTGGGAGGAGGACATTCCTACTTGCCTATCATCAAGTCCAGTGAAGGTTCTAAAGATATTGAAGTTCGGAGATATCTTTGGTGATGAGGACATAGAGGAGCAGATAAAGCAGGTGCAACACTTCCTAGAGACGATGCCGAATCTTGAACAACTTATATTGTATTATGATACATCTTTTGACGAAGATGTGAATGAAGTGTCAGCACAACTTCAGTGGCATCCTAGAGTAGCTTCATCCAAGTGCAAGATTTCAGTGATCTCTGATAACCTTTGCTTATCAT ACTGTGCCATGTTCGGTAGTGAGGAAATGGGGTCGTCTTCTTTAGAAGAATCTTTCTGGTTTTGGCGCTCTCTTCTGGACCAATCATga
- the LOC103841773 gene encoding F-box/LRR-repeat protein At3g59210, with product MLLITLTGLSICCSRTFDVNPKKVSFDTPNLVLLEYSDTIADKYPKVEFSSLVEARLDLRMTKDRLVKAKFSDDDRSLPVEMVASATNFFMGICNVKVLHLSSDTLEVLTYCGKPIPEFYNLVHLTIQTDLEVSWGTLHAILKNCPKLETLVFEGLHYGDINHTPWEDTSAWLSSSPVKKLKVLKFEAVSCDIDDMDRQIYIIKHFVETMPNLEEVVLYYVTRGDDDDPRIVSTAFQMFEKLASTKCKIRVVSDKITLSSTIVCSTSATTGLL from the exons ATGTTACTCATAACACTCACGGGACTATCGATTTGTTGTTCAAGAACTTTTGATGTGAACCCCAAGAAAGTGTCGTTTGACACCCCAAATCTTGTCTTGCTTGAGTATTCTGATACTATTGCAGACAAGTATCCCAAGGTGGAGTTTAGTTCCCTTGTTGAAGCTAGACTAGATCTTCGAATGACGAAAGATCGGCTCGTCAAGGCAAAATTTTCAGATGATGATAGATCACTTCCGGTGGAGATGGTTGCTAGTGCAACAAACTTTTTTATGGGAATATGCAATGTTAAGGTCCTTCACTTGTCTAGTGACACTCTTGAG gtaCTTACTTACTGCGGTAAACCGATACCGGAATTCTACAACCTGGTTCACTTAACCATTCAGACGGACCTAGAAGTTTCCTGGGGAACACTGCATGCTATACTCAAGAATTGCCCAAAGCTTGAAACCCTTGTCTTTGAA GGACTACATTATGGTGATATAAATCACACTCCTTGGGAAGACACTTCTGCATGGCTATCATCAAGTCCAGTAAAGAAGCTGAAAGTATTGAAGTTTGAGGCGGTCTCTTGTGACATCGATGACATGGATAGGCAGATATATATAATTAAGCACTTTGTGGAAACAATGCCGAACCTTGAAGAAGTGGTCTTATACTATGTTACTCGAGGTGACGATGATGATCCGAGAATAGTATCAACTGCTTTTCAGATGTTTGAAAAATTAGCCTCAACGAAGTGCAAGATCCGAGTAGTTTCTGATAAGATCACCTTATCATCTACTATTGTGTGCTCTACTTCAGCGACAACTGGACTTCTTTAA